The Engystomops pustulosus chromosome 1, aEngPut4.maternal, whole genome shotgun sequence genome has a window encoding:
- the RPL17 gene encoding large ribosomal subunit protein uL22, whose product MVRYSLDPENPTKSCKARGSNLRVHFKNTRETAQAIKGMHIRKATKYLKDVTLKKQCVPFRRYNGGVGRCAQAKQWDWTQGRWPKKSAEFLLHMLKNAESNAELKGLDVDSLVIEHIQVNKAPKMRRRTYRAHGRINPYMSSPCHIEMILTEKEQIVPKPEEEVAQKKKISQKKLKKQKLMARE is encoded by the exons ATGGTCCGCTACTCACTTGACCCCGAAAACCCCACAAAGT CATGCAAGGCCCGGGGGTCCAACCTGCGAGTGCACTTCAAG AACACTCGTGAGACTGCTCAGGCTATTAAGGGCATGCACATCCGCAAGGCCACCAAATACCTGAAAGACGTCACTCTGAAGAAGCAGTGTGTCCCCTTCCGTCGTTACAATGGAGGTGTTGGCCGTTGTGCCCAG GCTAAACAGTGGGACTGGACACAGGGACGTTGGCCCAAGAAAAGTGCAGAATTTCTCTTGCACATGCTGAAGAACGCAGAGAGCAATGCAGAACTCAAG GGGTTGGATGTTGATTCTTTGGTCATCGAGCACATTCAGGTGAACAAGGCCCCCAAGATGCGCAGGCGAACCTACCGCGCTCATGGTCGTATCAACCCTTACATGAGCTCCCCCTGTCACATTGAGATGATTTTGACCGAAAAGGAGCAGATCGTCCCCAAACCAGAGGAGGAAGTGGCTCAAAAGAAAAAG ATATCTCAAAAGAAGCTGAAGAAGCAGAAGCTCATGGCTCGGGAGTAA
- the C1H18orf32 gene encoding UPF0729 protein C18orf32 homolog: MVCIPCIVIPVLLWVYKKFLEPIVYPFISPLINRFWPKKAVQSDPASGSKGKLESNDCTKPESNGIANGSVAQEHDGTSNKKTD; encoded by the exons ATGGTGTGCATCCCCTGCATCGTCATTCCCGTTCTCCTATGGGTCTACAAGAAATTTTTGGAACCTATTGTCTATCCCTTCATCTCACCTTTAATTAACCGATTCTGGCCAAAGAAAGCGGTGCAGAGCGACCCAGCCTCAGGGAGCAAAGGGAAACTAGAAAGCAACGACTGTACAAAG CCGGAGAGTAATGGAATCGCGAATGGAAGCGTCGCTCAAGAACATGATGGGACCTCTAATAAAAAAACGGACTGA